A window of the Arachis duranensis cultivar V14167 chromosome 5, aradu.V14167.gnm2.J7QH, whole genome shotgun sequence genome harbors these coding sequences:
- the LOC107490382 gene encoding PGR5-like protein 1A, chloroplastic isoform X2: MDKKVQKSVSSKNFVITYLLELPEPFSVIFTWFAAVLLLVWLARSLTSAIIKDSLILEGPCPNCGTENTSFLRTILSISSGDSTNKVKCENCGTALVYDSTTRLITIPEGSSS, encoded by the exons ATGGATAAAAAG GTTCAAAAGTCAGTAAGTAGCAAGAATTTTGTGATCACATATCTTCTAGAG CTTCCAGAGCCGTTTAGTGTCATTTTCACATGGTTTGCCGCTGTTCTCCTCCTTGTGTGGTTGGCTCGGTCACTTACAAGTGCTATTATAAAGGATTCCTTGATTCTAGAG GGTCCCTGTCCTAACTGTGGTACTGAAAATACTTCATTCTTGCGTACTATACTTTCTATTTCAAGTGGGGATTCCACCAATAAAGTCAAATGTGAAAA CTGTGGTACCGCATTGGTGTATGATTCAACTACAAGATTGATTACAATACCAGAAGGAAGCAGTTCCTAA
- the LOC107490382 gene encoding PGR5-like protein 1A, chloroplastic isoform X3, whose product MSPSKVQKSVSSKNFVITYLLELPEPFSVIFTWFAAVLLLVWLARSLTSAIIKDSLILEGPCPNCGTENTSFLRTILSISSGDSTNKVKCEKQLWYRIGV is encoded by the exons GTTCAAAAGTCAGTAAGTAGCAAGAATTTTGTGATCACATATCTTCTAGAG CTTCCAGAGCCGTTTAGTGTCATTTTCACATGGTTTGCCGCTGTTCTCCTCCTTGTGTGGTTGGCTCGGTCACTTACAAGTGCTATTATAAAGGATTCCTTGATTCTAGAG GGTCCCTGTCCTAACTGTGGTACTGAAAATACTTCATTCTTGCGTACTATACTTTCTATTTCAAGTGGGGATTCCACCAATAAAGTCAAATGTGAAAAGCAA CTGTGGTACCGCATTGGTGTATGA
- the LOC107490382 gene encoding PGR5-like protein 1A, chloroplastic isoform X4 translates to MSPSKLPEPFSVIFTWFAAVLLLVWLARSLTSAIIKDSLILEGPCPNCGTENTSFLRTILSISSGDSTNKVKCENCGTALVYDSTTRLITIPEGSSS, encoded by the exons CTTCCAGAGCCGTTTAGTGTCATTTTCACATGGTTTGCCGCTGTTCTCCTCCTTGTGTGGTTGGCTCGGTCACTTACAAGTGCTATTATAAAGGATTCCTTGATTCTAGAG GGTCCCTGTCCTAACTGTGGTACTGAAAATACTTCATTCTTGCGTACTATACTTTCTATTTCAAGTGGGGATTCCACCAATAAAGTCAAATGTGAAAA CTGTGGTACCGCATTGGTGTATGATTCAACTACAAGATTGATTACAATACCAGAAGGAAGCAGTTCCTAA
- the LOC107490382 gene encoding PGR5-like protein 1A, chloroplastic isoform X1, with translation MSPSKVQKSVSSKNFVITYLLELPEPFSVIFTWFAAVLLLVWLARSLTSAIIKDSLILEGPCPNCGTENTSFLRTILSISSGDSTNKVKCENCGTALVYDSTTRLITIPEGSSS, from the exons GTTCAAAAGTCAGTAAGTAGCAAGAATTTTGTGATCACATATCTTCTAGAG CTTCCAGAGCCGTTTAGTGTCATTTTCACATGGTTTGCCGCTGTTCTCCTCCTTGTGTGGTTGGCTCGGTCACTTACAAGTGCTATTATAAAGGATTCCTTGATTCTAGAG GGTCCCTGTCCTAACTGTGGTACTGAAAATACTTCATTCTTGCGTACTATACTTTCTATTTCAAGTGGGGATTCCACCAATAAAGTCAAATGTGAAAA CTGTGGTACCGCATTGGTGTATGATTCAACTACAAGATTGATTACAATACCAGAAGGAAGCAGTTCCTAA